One window of the Branchiostoma lanceolatum isolate klBraLanc5 chromosome 3, klBraLanc5.hap2, whole genome shotgun sequence genome contains the following:
- the LOC136430533 gene encoding uncharacterized protein yields MKNTSPSNIFSAVPSKYLGVMRICTVLLVVGVLGTSGTPIPTTPASGFPQESPFDVLMNDRSIADRLYRKADEAYTTFVQDEFEGNSGYCAEQITWDELISVRMTPLEWRNLGDEERMQRMRSDLQIFGQYLEEVKLDELDKEGHTDTANKVDETIHQLDTLMTAIDVTNNALGFSSPTDTAEIQNINFRDPFSEFARSIRDCVVLRDFRVLVQRVHRDFTLLSQKYQ; encoded by the exons ATGAAGAACACTTCACCAAGCAACATTTTCTCCGCCGTACCATCAAAAT ATTTGGGAGTTATGAGGATATGCACCGTGCTGCTAGTCGTAGGCGTCCTTGGGACCTCGGGCACCCCCATCCCGACCACCCCAGCCTCCGGCTTCCCTCAAGAAAGCCCGTTCGATGTTCTTATGAACGACCGAAGCATCGCTGACAGACTGTATAGAAAAGCGGACGAAGCCTACACCACTTTC GTTCAAGACGAGTTTGAGGGCAACTCTGGATACTGTGCGGAACAGATCACTTGGGACGAGCTCATCAGTGTCAGGATGACCCCCCTGGAGTGGAGAAACCTGGGG GACGAGGAACGTATGCAACGCATGCGCAGTGATCTGCAAATCTTCGGACAGTATTTGGAAGAGGTCAAGCTGGACGAACTGGATAAGGAGGGCCACACGGACACTGCTAACAAAGTGGACGAAACCATTCACCAGCTCGACACACTCATGACAGCCATAGACGTAACG AACAATGCGTTGGGTTTCTCCTCTCCAACTGACACCGCCGAGATCCAAAACATCAACTTCAGGGACCCTTTCAGCGAGTTCGCCCGCTCCATCCGCGACTGCGTCGTCCTGCGAGACTTCAGGGTCCTCGTGCAGAGGGTGCACCGAGACTTCACACTGCTCAGTCAAAAGTACCAATAG